In Geotalea uraniireducens, one genomic interval encodes:
- a CDS encoding flavodoxin family protein, with protein sequence MKVVAFNGSPHAEGNTWHALKMVTAELEREGIETEIVQVGNKVIRGCIACGQCAKNKNERCVLPGDEVNEWLQKMKQADGIILSSPVHYAAVAGTMKSFLDRAFYVAGVNDGMLRHKVGAAVVAVRRSGGLPTFDQLNNFLNYAEMLLPTSNYWNVIHGRAPGEVVRDEEGVQIMRVLGKNMAWLLKLVAHGREAVPPPPREPKTYMSFIR encoded by the coding sequence ATGAAGGTGGTGGCGTTTAACGGCAGTCCCCATGCGGAGGGGAATACCTGGCATGCGCTGAAGATGGTGACGGCGGAGCTGGAACGGGAAGGGATCGAAACCGAGATCGTTCAGGTGGGGAACAAGGTTATCCGCGGGTGCATCGCCTGCGGCCAGTGCGCGAAGAACAAGAACGAGCGGTGCGTACTGCCGGGCGACGAGGTCAACGAGTGGCTGCAGAAGATGAAGCAGGCCGACGGAATCATCCTCAGCTCGCCGGTGCACTATGCCGCCGTTGCCGGGACGATGAAGTCGTTCCTCGACCGGGCTTTCTACGTCGCCGGCGTCAACGACGGCATGCTGCGGCACAAGGTCGGCGCGGCGGTGGTGGCGGTGCGCCGCTCGGGCGGCCTGCCGACCTTCGACCAGCTGAACAACTTCCTCAACTACGCCGAGATGCTGCTGCCGACCTCCAACTACTGGAACGTCATCCACGGCCGGGCGCCGGGCGAGGTGGTCCGGGACGAGGAGGGGGTGCAGATCATGCGGGTGCTGGGGAAAAACATGGCCTGGTTGCTGAAACTGGTGGCCCACGGCCGGGAAGCGGTCCCCCCGCCGCCGCGGGAGCCGAAGACCTACATGAGCTTCATCCGCTGA